The genomic region GGCGCGCGCGGCTGGGGTCGCCTGGTGCGCGGGCTTCGGCCGGTTGGGCGGCATCGTGGGTCCGCTGGTGGGCGGGTTCCTGATCAGCGCCCATGCACCCAACAATGTGGCCTTTATCGTTTTCGCCGCCGTGGCCCTGTTTGGCGGCCTCGTCACGGTGTTCGTCCGCAGACACCGGGCAGGTGTTCACGCGGCCGCCTTTCCAGGCAACCCGGCCGGCTTCGGCGAGTCCCGCGAGACCGTTCAGCAGGGGACCGGCCAGTGGGGATCGTGAGCCGGTCGGATATTGTTGAAATCCATGCCTGACAATGACGCCAGCCCCTTCCTCAGCGGGCGGACCGCACAGTCCCAGCAACTGCTGGGACTGTTGCGGTCCGCCCGCTCCGGCGTCCCCGCGCTGGCCATCGTTTGCGGCCGCCCCGGAATGGGCAAAACGTCCCTGGTGGAACTTTTCCTCCGACAAGACGAGGTCAGCCGGGAGGCGACCATTGTCCTCCGGGCTGCCGGGGCCGCGTGGGAAAAACCGTTCGATTTCGGCCTCGTCCAACAACTTCTTTCCCAACGTCCGGTCGCGCCGGGTTCCGCAGCCGCAACGGCCTCTGATGGGGCGCGGACCGCCGGCACGGAAGGCGACAACGGCGCGGCGCGGCTGCGCCAGGTTGGCGACAACCTTCTGTCCGCTGTTCATGAGCTGGCCGGGCCAGATCACACACTGGTCCTTTGGCTGGATGATCTCGAACTGGGTGACATCGCTTCCCTGCGGACAATCCTCTACGCACTCCGCAGGATTGGTCCCCTCCGTTTGCTGACCATACTCTGCGTCGATCAGGACGCCGCAGCAGCACACGACGTGGAACCGGACGACGGATTCGCGGGTCTCCTCCGCCTGCCGGGCGCCACCACCATCCGGCTGGGGCCGCTGACAGCCGATGACATACTCTCGATGTGGCGCGATTCCCCCGGGCCAGGGCTTACAGCCCCGGCCGCCCGGGCCCTTGTGGAACATACCGGCGGCAGCCCTGCGCTGGTGCGCCCGCTTCTGGAGCAGTTCAGCACCGCTGTATGGTCCGGCAGTCCGGAGCACCTGCCCGCGCCCGCGGACTACGTTGTTTCGGTGGCAAGCGCCTTGAAAAGGATGTCTCCGGAGGGCGCCGCACTCACGGAGGCGGCAGCTGTGTTGGGTGTGCGGTCCCAGCTTGCCCTCGCCGTGGAACTGGCCGGGGTCACGGATCCGGTCGCCGGCGTCGACTCCGCCAACGCCGCCGGGCTCCTCCGCCTGACCATGGCCAATGCCGAAACGCGCCTGGAATTTCCCCTGCCGGTCGTCCGCGCGGCCGTCTACCAGCACCTCGGCCCCGGCCGCCGGGTCGCCCTGCATACGGCCGCGGCAGCGATCATGACAGACCCGCTGCAACGTCTCAGCCACAGGGCCGCCGCCGCGCTGCTGCCGGATGCGACCCTCGCGGCCGAACTCGAAAGCAGCGCAGAATACTTTGCCTCGAACGGTGCCTGGCACCGGGCGGCAGAGGCGTATGCCCAGGCGTCCCGCCTGAACCCCGAGCTCCCCGAGCGGGAACTGCTCCTCGTCAAGGCCGTGGATGCCATGGTGGGAGCCGGGGAACTGCCCCGGGCCGAGGCGGCCCTGGAAGCTCTTGATTCCTTTGCCCCGAGTCCCAGGAGCGATGCCGTGCGCGGCTACCTCGCCATCCTTAGGGGCCGCCCCGCCCAAGCGGACGCATTGCTCCACAAGGCCTGGACCGCCGTCGACCCCTCCACCGACGCCGCGACGGCCGGCGGCATTTGCCAGCGGCAAGTCCTGCACGCGCTGGCCCGCTTTCACGGGAGGGACCTGGTGACATGGGCCGGGCGTGCCAGACGGCTGGCGTCTGCCGGCAGTCCCCCGGCGGTTGAAGCGCAGGCCATCGAGGGACTGGGCCTGGGGGCAATAGGCCGGTATGACGAGGCCGAAATGAGTTACCGGGCCGCGGATCAGTGGCCGGAGCGGGCCGCGCAACATCAGCGGATCGACATGGGCAGGGGCTGGCTGCACCTGGCCATGGACCGCGTGGAAGAGGCACGTGCAGAACTGGCCGGGGCGGTCCCCACGGAATTCGCCCAGGGTTCACAGCGGATATCCCTGTGGGCCCAGGGCTGGCTCGCCCGGGCAGATTTCACCCTGGGCGCCTGGGACGAAGCCCTCCGGACCGTGGAGAACGCCGTGGCCATGCAGGAAGAGTCCGGGATCGACCTCCTGCGGCCGCTCCTGCACTGGAGCGGCGCCCAAATCCATGCGCTGCGCGGGAACTGGGACGCTGCCGCCCACCACCTGGACCGTG from Arthrobacter sp. NicSoilB8 harbors:
- a CDS encoding LuxR family transcriptional regulator, translating into MPDNDASPFLSGRTAQSQQLLGLLRSARSGVPALAIVCGRPGMGKTSLVELFLRQDEVSREATIVLRAAGAAWEKPFDFGLVQQLLSQRPVAPGSAAATASDGARTAGTEGDNGAARLRQVGDNLLSAVHELAGPDHTLVLWLDDLELGDIASLRTILYALRRIGPLRLLTILCVDQDAAAAHDVEPDDGFAGLLRLPGATTIRLGPLTADDILSMWRDSPGPGLTAPAARALVEHTGGSPALVRPLLEQFSTAVWSGSPEHLPAPADYVVSVASALKRMSPEGAALTEAAAVLGVRSQLALAVELAGVTDPVAGVDSANAAGLLRLTMANAETRLEFPLPVVRAAVYQHLGPGRRVALHTAAAAIMTDPLQRLSHRAAAALLPDATLAAELESSAEYFASNGAWHRAAEAYAQASRLNPELPERELLLVKAVDAMVGAGELPRAEAALEALDSFAPSPRSDAVRGYLAILRGRPAQADALLHKAWTAVDPSTDAATAGGICQRQVLHALARFHGRDLVTWAGRARRLASAGSPPAVEAQAIEGLGLGAIGRYDEAEMSYRAADQWPERAAQHQRIDMGRGWLHLAMDRVEEARAELAGAVPTEFAQGSQRISLWAQGWLARADFTLGAWDEALRTVENAVAMQEESGIDLLRPLLHWSGAQIHALRGNWDAAAHHLDRGAAATDSYPTMLLPYCLAQAQVAETKADYDGVIRALLPVVRMQRGGGIDEPGFWPWQDHYANALVMVGRVAEADAFLVPHEELAARRGHRSTLARLSYVRGRIQAAAGDLDAARATFQGGLAQLDTLPMPFARARVKFAYGQSFRRAGKRKEAAATLAEARELFAVLGAEAYVDRCSRELRASGVSTTGSASQASSGGPTAGGGPDDLTEQEKSVAALVASGLSNREAAAELYISVKTVQYHLTRIYAKLRVTSRSGLAAAYPGKVAEPAEGSGQSLPQ